A single genomic interval of Blochmannia endosymbiont of Camponotus sp. C-003 harbors:
- the cyoA gene encoding ubiquinol oxidase subunit II, which yields MKFRAYKHRKICISLLLYSVTTVLNGCSSLVLLNPKGQIGIEERSLILTAFGLMLSIVVPVIMMTVFFTIKYRASNLRNTRYSPNWVNSKKIEFIVWAVPILIILFLGTVTWKSTHKLDPKNPIVSSIEPPIIINVISLDWKWLFVYPKQNIAVINELVFPANTPIKFNVTSNSVMNSFFIPQLGGQIYAMAGMRTELYLIANMAGQYKGISSNFSGRGFSGMKFTVVATQTKQEFEQWIQKAQKSLYQINNMSMYEKLAKPSEYHPIIYFSNVEPHLFDNVINKFSHQKKEYF from the coding sequence ATGAAATTCAGAGCATACAAACATAGAAAAATATGTATTTCATTATTGCTATATAGCGTGACAACAGTATTAAATGGATGCAGTAGTTTAGTTTTATTAAATCCTAAAGGTCAAATTGGGATAGAGGAACGTTCATTGATCTTAACCGCATTCGGATTAATGCTTAGTATAGTTGTCCCGGTAATTATGATGACGGTTTTTTTTACTATAAAATATAGAGCGTCTAATCTTAGAAATACGCGATATAGTCCTAATTGGGTAAACTCTAAAAAAATAGAATTTATAGTGTGGGCTGTGCCAATTTTGATTATTCTGTTTTTAGGGACTGTAACTTGGAAATCTACTCATAAATTAGACCCTAAAAACCCTATTGTATCATCTATTGAACCACCGATTATTATTAATGTTATATCATTAGATTGGAAATGGCTTTTTGTTTATCCAAAACAAAATATAGCAGTTATTAACGAGCTTGTTTTTCCGGCAAATACGCCAATAAAATTCAACGTTACTTCTAATTCGGTTATGAATTCTTTTTTTATTCCTCAATTAGGGGGGCAAATTTATGCGATGGCTGGAATGCGTACGGAGTTATATTTAATAGCTAACATGGCAGGTCAATATAAAGGTATTTCATCAAATTTTAGTGGTCGAGGATTTTCTGGTATGAAATTTACTGTTGTTGCTACGCAAACGAAACAAGAATTTGAACAATGGATACAAAAAGCTCAAAAATCACTTTACCAAATTAATAATATGTCAATGTATGAGAAATTAGCTAAACCTAGCGAATATCATCCGATCATTTATTTTTCCAATGTAGAACCCCACTTATTTGATAATGTAATTAATAAATTTTCACATCAAAAAAAAGAATATTTTTAG
- the cyoB gene encoding cytochrome o ubiquinol oxidase subunit I, whose product MFGKLTIHSIPYEDPVIMSTVVVILFIGIILSGVITYYSKWRYLWNEWFTSVDHKKIGIMYIIVSCVMFLRGFADAIMMRAQQALSSSGSYEFLSAHHYNQVITAHGVIMIIFMATPFVIGLMNLVVPLQIGARDVAFPFLNSLSFWLFMVGVILMNLSLGIGEFAQTGWSGYPPLSSKEYSPGVGVDYWIWSIQISGIGTTLTGINFFTTILYMRAPGLSMMKMPVFTWTALCTNTLIIVAFPILTVTIALLTLDRYLGTHFFTNDLGGNMMMYINLFWAWGHPEVYILVLPVFGVFSEVVSTFSQKKLFGYTSLVWATIAITILSFCVWLHHFFTMGAGANVNAFFGIMTMIIAIPTGVKVFNWLFTMYRGKIIFTSPMMWTIGFIITFSIGGMTGVLLSVPGADFVLHNSLFLIAHFHNVIIGGVLFGCFAGATYWFPKAFGYMLNEQWGKRAFWFWMVGFYIAFMPLYILGFMGMTRRLSQHIDPIFSSMLITASIGTILIGLGILCQCIQIAVSIVHRDKYKDINGNPWNGSTLEWAVASPPPFYNFAIIPIINNDRDVFWYVKNNRNVYSCADQYQSIHMPKNTCSGIVISFFSLLFGFSMIWYIWWLVIFSVVGIIATWIIHTFNDDTEYYVSIDKIKEIECVNNV is encoded by the coding sequence ATGTTTGGAAAATTAACAATACATTCTATTCCATATGAAGATCCAGTTATTATGTCGACAGTCGTCGTTATTCTTTTTATTGGAATAATTCTTTCTGGTGTTATTACATATTATAGTAAATGGCGATACCTTTGGAATGAATGGTTTACTTCTGTAGATCATAAAAAAATTGGGATTATGTATATTATAGTCTCATGTGTTATGTTTTTACGTGGTTTTGCTGATGCAATCATGATGAGAGCGCAACAAGCTCTCTCTTCTTCTGGATCGTATGAATTTCTTTCAGCTCATCATTATAACCAAGTAATTACTGCTCATGGAGTAATTATGATCATATTCATGGCTACTCCGTTTGTAATAGGATTAATGAACTTAGTGGTTCCATTACAAATTGGAGCGAGGGATGTTGCTTTTCCTTTTTTAAATTCTTTGAGTTTTTGGTTGTTTATGGTGGGTGTAATTTTAATGAATCTTTCCTTAGGAATAGGGGAATTTGCTCAAACAGGATGGTCAGGTTACCCGCCGCTATCAAGTAAAGAATACAGTCCTGGTGTTGGTGTTGATTATTGGATATGGAGTATACAAATTTCCGGAATAGGAACTACTTTAACTGGTATAAATTTTTTCACTACAATTTTATACATGCGAGCTCCGGGATTGTCAATGATGAAAATGCCAGTTTTTACTTGGACTGCTTTATGCACAAATACATTAATCATTGTAGCTTTTCCGATTTTGACTGTTACTATCGCTTTATTAACATTAGATCGTTATCTAGGAACTCATTTTTTTACTAATGATTTAGGTGGAAATATGATGATGTACATCAATCTATTTTGGGCTTGGGGTCATCCAGAAGTATATATTTTAGTATTGCCCGTATTTGGTGTATTTTCAGAGGTTGTTTCTACTTTCTCACAAAAGAAGTTGTTTGGATATACTTCATTAGTGTGGGCTACTATCGCTATTACTATATTATCTTTTTGTGTATGGTTGCACCATTTTTTTACCATGGGTGCAGGTGCTAACGTCAATGCATTTTTCGGTATTATGACTATGATCATTGCCATTCCAACCGGAGTAAAAGTGTTTAACTGGTTATTTACTATGTATCGAGGAAAAATTATTTTTACTTCTCCAATGATGTGGACTATTGGATTTATTATTACATTTTCCATAGGAGGCATGACTGGAGTATTATTATCTGTTCCTGGAGCTGATTTTGTATTACATAATAGTTTGTTTTTAATTGCACATTTTCATAATGTTATCATTGGAGGGGTATTGTTTGGTTGTTTTGCTGGTGCTACCTATTGGTTTCCTAAAGCTTTTGGTTATATGTTGAATGAACAATGGGGGAAACGAGCTTTTTGGTTTTGGATGGTTGGATTTTATATAGCGTTTATGCCGTTATATATTTTAGGGTTTATGGGTATGACTCGTCGTTTAAGCCAACATATTGATCCAATATTTTCGTCAATGTTAATAACTGCATCAATAGGCACTATATTGATTGGGTTGGGTATTCTGTGTCAATGTATTCAAATAGCAGTCAGTATTGTACATCGTGATAAATATAAAGATATAAATGGAAATCCATGGAATGGATCTACTTTAGAATGGGCTGTTGCTTCTCCCCCGCCATTTTATAATTTTGCGATTATTCCTATCATAAACAACGATCGTGATGTTTTTTGGTATGTAAAAAATAATAGAAACGTATATTCTTGTGCTGATCAATATCAATCTATACATATGCCTAAAAATACTTGTTCTGGTATTGTTATATCTTTTTTCAGTTTATTATTTGGATTTTCTATGATTTGGTATATATGGTGGCTCGTTATTTTTAGTGTGGTTGGAATAATAGCAACTTGGATTATTCATACATTTAATGATGATACGGAATATTACGTATCAATAGATAAAATTAAAGAAATTGAATGTGTTAATAATGTATAA
- the cyoC gene encoding cytochrome o ubiquinol oxidase subunit III — MYKHNNLNIKTIFGFWLYIMSDCILFASLFAIYLVLHNSTVNFSSSKDIFSLPFVFIETCCLLLSSLTYGKVMMYAEKSYMKQINIWMGITFLLGLCFISMEIYEFHHLIKLGNNPCRSAFLSSFFTLVGTHGLHVIGGLIWIVVMIIHIIYEGLTYTNYIRIQCLGLFWHFLDIIWICVFTEVYLIGVL, encoded by the coding sequence ATGTATAAACATAACAATTTAAATATAAAGACAATATTTGGTTTTTGGTTATACATAATGAGTGATTGTATTTTATTTGCAAGTTTATTTGCAATATATCTGGTATTGCATAATAGCACAGTAAATTTTTCTTCGAGTAAAGATATATTTTCATTACCTTTTGTGTTCATAGAAACTTGTTGTTTGTTATTAAGTAGCCTGACTTATGGTAAAGTTATGATGTATGCTGAAAAATCATATATGAAACAAATAAATATTTGGATGGGTATAACTTTTTTATTAGGGCTATGTTTTATTAGCATGGAGATATATGAATTTCATCATTTAATTAAATTAGGAAACAACCCGTGTCGCAGTGCATTTCTTTCTTCTTTTTTTACTTTGGTAGGGACTCATGGTTTACATGTGATAGGGGGTCTTATTTGGATTGTAGTAATGATTATACATATTATATATGAAGGATTAACATACACTAATTACATACGAATACAGTGTTTAGGTTTGTTCTGGCATTTTCTCGATATTATATGGATATGTGTATTTACTGAAGTATATTTAATAGGAGTACTATGA
- the cyoD gene encoding cytochrome o ubiquinol oxidase subunit IV encodes MKNGYTTQQSYLIGFVLSVVLTIIPFFVVASYDTMNKEILINIIVSCSVIQIFVHLIFFLHVGNMSNQAWSLISLIFTVFIVFILVLGSVWIMTHLHYNLMI; translated from the coding sequence ATGAAGAATGGATATACAACACAGCAATCATATTTAATTGGATTTGTGTTATCTGTTGTTTTGACAATTATTCCATTTTTTGTGGTTGCATCATATGACACAATGAATAAAGAAATATTAATAAATATCATCGTATCTTGCTCAGTAATTCAGATTTTCGTTCATTTAATTTTCTTTTTACATGTGGGAAATATGTCTAATCAAGCATGGAGTTTAATATCTTTAATATTCACAGTGTTTATTGTTTTTATTCTTGTGTTAGGAAGCGTGTGGATTATGACACATTTGCATTATAATTTGATGATTTGA
- the cyoE gene encoding heme o synthase has translation MMKYYFHLIKPGIVVGNIMSSIGGFLIASRKHVSYPLFIPMIIGIALIIAASCVLNNIIDRDIDAVMERTKHRVLVKYNQLFLNKSILYAVILSISGFLFLGFTRNFLTVFLAAIGLFIYVGVYSLWMKRRSIYSVIVGSISGAMPPIIGYCTVANQFDVGALILLIMFSLWQVPHSYAISILRLHDYKVAFIPTFPIQKGVESTKNHMVVYIIGFIVANIVFTAMGYTSYMFLIIISIMNAWWLYVGLYGYKIINNDSLWAKKMFFLSLVVIVSLNLLLSLDGILFAT, from the coding sequence ATGATGAAATATTATTTTCATTTAATAAAACCAGGAATTGTTGTAGGTAATATAATGTCATCTATAGGGGGGTTTTTAATAGCCTCACGAAAGCATGTATCTTATCCTTTATTTATCCCTATGATTATAGGGATAGCCTTAATTATAGCTGCTAGTTGTGTGTTAAATAATATTATTGATCGAGATATTGATGCGGTTATGGAGCGAACTAAACATAGAGTCTTAGTAAAATACAATCAACTTTTTTTAAATAAAAGTATATTATATGCAGTAATCTTAAGTATATCTGGGTTTTTATTTTTGGGTTTTACTAGAAATTTTTTAACAGTATTTTTAGCAGCAATAGGTTTATTTATATATGTCGGTGTATATAGTCTATGGATGAAACGTAGATCTATTTATAGCGTAATAGTGGGTAGTATATCAGGAGCGATGCCGCCAATCATTGGATATTGTACCGTTGCAAATCAATTTGATGTAGGAGCTTTGATATTGTTAATAATGTTTAGTTTGTGGCAAGTCCCGCATTCTTATGCCATTAGTATTTTACGATTACATGATTATAAAGTAGCTTTTATTCCAACTTTCCCTATTCAAAAGGGAGTGGAGTCTACTAAAAATCATATGGTTGTTTATATAATTGGATTTATTGTAGCAAATATAGTATTTACTGCTATGGGATATACTAGTTACATGTTTTTAATCATCATTAGTATAATGAATGCATGGTGGTTATATGTGGGATTGTATGGTTATAAAATAATTAACAATGATAGTTTGTGGGCAAAAAAAATGTTTTTTTTATCTCTTGTCGTCATAGTGTCTTTAAATTTACTTTTATCCTTAGATGGTATTTTGTTTGCTACATAA